From the genome of Calliopsis andreniformis isolate RMS-2024a unplaced genomic scaffold, iyCalAndr_principal scaffold0022, whole genome shotgun sequence:
GATCTACATTCTTATGTATTTCGTTTTTATTGGACTGCATTAATCTTTGCTGCACAGGTTGTATACTGCAAATGGAGatgtatatatacacacatatatatatgtttACACGATATAAAAGGTGTAACTATCAACTTGCCCGAAAATGTCTGAAATTAGCGTTGCTTTGATCTAAGTAGCCTACCTAAGCTTTTCTATTCGTTTAATCGGCTCGACCGTTTTTTGAACCGTTTCAACCTTCGCTTGCAACCGCTTACTCCTGGTGGCTGGCGCCTCGATGGGAGGCAACGTAATTATTCGTCCACCACGGATAATCTGAATCGGTTCTTTCTCCTCTTTTGTGGACTTTCTCGTTGATTCCCTGGTTACGTTTGTTGATGCTGTCGCTGTCATAATCGTTGCTGTACTTGACGTGGTCGTCATGATTACTGGCGTAACAGTATCCAATGATTTAGTTGTTTCTTGCACGGATGTTAACAGTGACGGAATAAGTATATTATTTGAGGACGATTCAGATGCTGCGCTTCCTCCTTGTTCCACGAGCGCACTCTACGATGAAGTCACAGAAACAAATAAGTAAAAATGATAACGGAAGAAAACACCGAACGAAATAATATGTAAAGAAAAGATTTCAGTACGTGTTCAGCTAAATCGACTCCAAGTTCTTCTTGTAACAACAGCGCCTCTGCCAGTAATTCCTCTTCGTGTTTACTAGCCTCCATTTCTAACGTTGCTAACAAATGTTCCTCGCCTTCTATTCCGCCTAAAAAGCGTAAGATTATTAAATGAATAGAACGTATAACGACAGAAAATATAAGTCTTAAGAGTTTAGTTTGAATCTAACCGGAATCCAAATGAGGCTGCAAATCCTCTGATACGTTAGTTTTCATGCCTGGTTTAGTTTCATTTTCGTTACTTCGTACCAAGGAGTCATCGTCTTCTCGCTTTTCCGTTGAAACAACAGATTCTGAGTGGGTTAGCGGCTCGGAAGACGAAGCTGCGATTATATCTTTCGTTAAGATAATTTTGGTACaatttcagtagaatatgtaTAGTATGCTGATACGTATAGAAAACGTGTATATGAGAGAATAATCAGACAGACCTATGCGATTCGATGAAGATACCAATGCCGAGGATGAATGCGCTACTTGTGTCGGGGAATTCCCAGTGCCTGAAGATGCGACGTTCGTAGACGGTGTTGTAGGAATCACAGAGGTTACCACATTCTCTTGAATTTTGGAATCACTGTTTGAACCGACTCGACGTATAATATCTGGGGTAGAGAAAAGAGCAGGACCAAGAGTATCCACCATATATGCCGGTGATTTACGATTTTCTTTCTTTGGATGCTTCTTCGCGCCTAAAAAAGAAGAGAGAAAGATAAAGGAAAAAAGGGAGAAAATGGCAAAGTGAAAAGCATCTGTCAACCAACCATCCACGAGTTTGTTCTCAGTTATTTTTACAGAATCGATGTTATCGTTCCTTGTGATAACTTCTAATCCGTCAGACTTCCGTTTCTCCTTTTTTACATCGAAAGATTTCATTTTCATTGTGGAAGCAGGCGAAGACACTTTTGTCGATTGTTGCTGCTGTGTCTGTAACTGTAGGTGTGGATGTGGATGTGGATGTGattgtggctgtggctgtggctgtggctgtggctgtggttgtgATTGTGagtgtggctgtggctgtggctgtggctgtgacTGTAACTGTGACTGTGACTGTGACTGTGACTGTGACTGTAACTGTGACTGTGACTGCGACTGTGACTGCGACTGTGACTGTGACTGTGACTGTGACTGTGACTGTGACTGTGACTGTGACTGTGACTGTGACTGTGACTGTGACTGTGGTTGGAGTTGCAATTGCGGTTGTGATTGTGGTTGTGGTTGTTGGGGTTGTGATTGTTGTTGTTGCATCTGTAAAATGGAATTCTGAGCCGAGGGAAATTGATGCGTTGAAGACGCTTGTGGTACTGTTCCTTTGACTTGAGGTACTACTATATTTGATGCTACAGCTTTAGTAGTTATCGGTACTGGAACCAATTTGCCATCTTTGGTCGTAAAAAATTTGGTTCCTGCTTGGCCTAAGAATTTTCCTTTTGGAAGCACCACTTGCTTTTTCAGGCCCATAGTCTTCAGATCATTCGACTTCATAAGCACTTGTTTTTGAACGAAAGTAACTTTTTGATTATTTTTTCCTTGTCCAGGTTTTGTAAGAATCATGTCACCTTTAATCATATTGGCATTAATTAAATTCGCCTTGACTTGATTCGTAGTTTGTAACGGTTTCTCGAACGTGATTGAAACATCTTCGTTTATGAGTGTAGATGGTTCGATATGTTGCGATTCCTCTTTTTTTCTTCCAATAGTGGCCTTAAACTGCCTTTTACCTTTGCCAAGATTAAATCCTCCTAATGAATAGAAGTGGTCAGACACGGTTAGTATATATGCCATAACATACGCACATGTGGTAAACATACATCGGTATATGTACACATACGTGTATGTATAGAATGCATACAACCACATATATAATCATGGATAACAATTGTATAGTCTCTCTTACCCGATTTTTCATCTTTCTCCGGGCTCTTCATAGCATTTACCGCTGCTGCCATTTCCATATCTAATCGACGCACTTGCTCCATGTCCATTTGTTTATTGGAACCTCTTCTACGAGTAGCAGTCATGCTTCCTCCTCTAGTAGTAAGACCTTTTCTTCCACCTCTAGCTCTTATACCGCCTCTTCTAGGACCTCGCGGACCAAAGTCTGAATCGTTATCAGATGGTGGTTCTGAATCGGACGACTCGGTAGACGATGAACTCGGCTCTTCTTCATCATCATTATTAGACCTTCCCTGATCTGATAAGGAAAGAGTAAACTAATGTTACCATACTATTTCTTGTCCGAGTTGTACGATTGCAAAATAGCATTGAGAATTCTGTGATTAATTCAGGAGGAATTATATAGACAAGAGTACGATATAATTACGTTTTCCAATTCCTTGATGTATCGTTCCAGACAAGTTCCTCGATACGGGATGTCCAGTAGATTTAGGAGTACTCGTAACATTGACGGATGTCTTTGGATTGTTACCTAAGGCCATGGAAGGAGGTACAGGATTCTTCCGTGGGCGACCAACTGGTTTACCCTAACATAAAGAACGTATCGTTGAGTAAGCTTTTATTCTCATCGTTGAAGAGTAGACATCTGCTACAAAAGGCAGTACTCACAGTTTTCGCAACGGTGACCTTCGGCTTTGTTGCTATCGCACTTTCGGCATCGGCAACCGACACCGATGTACTAGGTGGTCCGTGAACAGGTGAAAGCTGACGCGTATATTGCAAAGTATCCTCAGAGGTGGGTGAATTTGTAGCAGGTAAGGAGTCTCTTGGTTTTGAATCGGAAGGAGATAATCTACTTGTATAACAATGGTCCAATTCAACGCTGTACCTTATCGAATTTTGTTGCTCTTCCACTGTTAACATATCTGGAAGATACGGAACAATTATTTTCCACTGACTGACGGAAGTTATAAGATTGCTAATATCATCTGATCGACGATAGAATAGTGAGTAATACCAAGCATTGCTGTAACATTTTCTCCAAGAATTTGTTTTGCTTCTTCGCTTTGTAAAGCAGTCTCTAAACGTTCCAATTGTTCTGGATCCATTTCCATGAAAGGATCAACTAAATTGCTTGGGTCTGTACTTGTGCTTCCAGAATTGATCGCAGTGGACGTAAAGGATGGAGGATCTACAGTCAACGTGATATCCCCATTTTCAGCATCTGCTTCTGCCTGTCCTAGCCTGACAACGCTAACATTTGCATTCGACTGATTCACTACAAATCAATACAATTAACCAACATGTTGGATGATGTTGGCAAATTTAATGGAACAACTAGCAAAACTTACTGATTAAGCTTTGCAATGTTTCTTGATCAACGGATATTGTACCATCGTCGTTGACAACAATAATCAATGTATCATCTTTCTTTTCTGAGCCGCTTTCTCGTGGCTCGATAACGTACGAGCTGGACATTTTCCTTAACCTAGAAGAGATAATGCAGCATTTGACTCACTCAAGATTAAATGAATCAAGAGTAACAATTATGGTATAACCACGCTGCGAGCGTgcgtttaatgaaattcctAACGTCTTTCTCAAAATAAAGAGAAACGACTAGAGAAAGGAGAAAGAAAAGTAAAAATCAGTGTTTAAACGAGCATAGAACGTAAGAAGAAATACAGCGGAAAGCTGTGAGAAATTAAGTACGTCCCTGACTACATACAATATTCGTTCGTATGTAATATTAACCGGCTTGGACAGCGTTATGAATAAGAACTACAAATTTGTAAGATACTTTGAAACAGAGTAAGAAATCGCAAAAATTTGAATCGGTAAAACGGCAAAACGCCAAAACGTAAAAACGTGCTACACCGTATCGTATTGCCATGAGTCAAGTATGTTGTTCTTGTTTGATCGTGCCATTACCTATCTTACGAAAAGACACGATTAAGACGATTTTCAAGGAACCAAATGTTAGGTGATTTAATCGAATTAGACAATTGGGCTGACATCGATTGACAGCGAAAGAGTTAAATATACAACATCTTCTGCCACGCTTCACAAAAAACATAATGTTCACGGTCAAGTAAACAGTACCGCCAAGAGGACAGTCGCCATTTTGTTTGAGTCAAGCAAGTAACGTTTCCCGAAATTTTCGCTCACCCGTCGTTGTTTTCGTTGTTAGAAAGTTAGTCGATTGAACAATTACACTCATAAAACTTGTTCCGCGAAATCTTCATGAAAACAACGTGTCTCGCGGAAAAGTTTGACTTTCTTCAGCGATTCATCGCGTTACGGATGCACTTGTGCCTTCGTGCACAAACTGAGACGCTGCGCGCTTCTCATTGCGCAACAGTAAGAACAAGGCGGTAGCATTGTAACGCGTCAAATAGAAATTACATGAAAACAAGCACCAACCGAAGGAAATTCGTAAGTACAGGTATGTATGTAGTCTCATTGACTGCAAATAACCATAAAACTAATTTCGAtctttttaaaaacattttatgGGTAGGTATCTTATTCATAAGTTCATGACGCATGATTAAAGGGCGCGAAAGATCAAATGATTTGTTGCAAAATCGGTATGTAGGACGTTAGACCGTGCGATACAAAATCCCATATGATACTAGATCTATCCTATGCTGCGTTAGCGATTCTAAAGAACTTTGTTGTCATTGTTACCATATCTGTTTCACGaaagaaattataaaaataaaaaatagtaaaaactgTAAAAATAAGTTCAAGTATTTGTTGAAAGAGCAAATATTCGTAAATTCTTTGCTTAAATAGAAAAATACGGTAAATTGAAGATACACAGTATACGTGCATACATGAAGCAACAAGTATATTGAGAAAACACTCATAGAGTTTGCAGTCGTACAGGTTATTGCATCACACAAGTCATTCGCGCCAAATTTATAAGGGGCATATGGGCATATGAGGCATGCACATAGTCGATATATAGTATATATTACGTGAATGCAGTGAGTATAtcatatattatatacatatatcagaGCGCGCGCGCACGCGCGCGTGATGTGGTTCGTGCAcgcgcgtgcgtgcgtgcgtgcgtgcgtgcgtgcgggtGGGTATGACGGACGCAAACGAATGTATGCATTCATGTTGTGTATGACAGATTAAACTGATGTGCCAGTGTTGAGCAGAGCTGTGATTTTTCTAAAGCAAAACTATAAATTAGGAAACGAAGTCTAAGCGGATTTCCTTCATGAAAATTCGAAACATATGGAAAACATGGAAGCCGTGGAAAACGTGAAAAACATGGAAATCATGGGAAACGTGGAAGATATTCTAAAACCTGAAAATTCACCAAAACCGAAAAAGCGAAAGAGAGGAATCGTATATTTGTCCAGCATACCGAAGTACATGAATATTGCGAAAATTCGCGAATTATTTTCAGTTTACGGAACAGTTGGACGAATATACTTGCAGTTAGAAGAGAATGGTTAGTTGTCTATGATGAATGAAACGTAAGAAAACAAATTTAAAGCTTCGTAAGAAAACATGACCTTGGTTTAATCTTATTCTGATTCATCTGTAAAACTAGTTCACGAGAAGCGAATCCTCTGACAATGCTTTTTCCATAATGTATAGAATATTATACTCTATACACAAAATAACATAAATGTCACGTTTTGTTTTGTTTCTCGGTGCAATAATTGTGTATTATTCTGATAGATATTTTGTCTTTAGAATCAAAGCATGGCGAGAAATTAAAGAAGCGAAAGCAGGGCTGTTCAAAATCTTTTACCGAAGGTTGGGTCGAATTTGAAAGTAAAAAGGTGGCAAAATATGTTGCATCTACGTTGAATAATACACAAATCTCTACTAGAAAGAAAAGCAAATTTTATGATGTTATTTGGAATGTAAAATATCTTCCAAGGTAACAGGTTATCATAAATTTAAGCAACTTTAGAGCAAGTTACTTTAAAAACAtgtttatacatatattattaggTTCAAGTGGATTCATTTAAGCGAACGTATAGCTTACGAACGAGCAGTACGTAAACAAAGATTAAGAGCTGAAATTGCACAGGCTAAACGAGAAGCCAATTTCTTCTCTCACAATGTTGATAGAAGTAGAAAGCTACGTCGAAAGCAGCAACTAGGTGAAAAAAGTAGTTTTGTACCACCAGTGATAAAGCAAAGAGATACAGATGCAGAGATCAGAAGTAGGAAGGAAAACGACCATGTTACGGATAGGATAGATTTCTTAAAATCCTTATTCGAATAATGCACCGAATAAAAACATATCTTAGAAAACTTTTCCAGAGAAAATAGAAAGAAATATAGCACCGgcaattatcattatcattattaaaATGCAATTGCAGTGCGACAATCGGTAAAAAAGAATATTAGTATGTAAGTAAAAAGGTTTATCTTGAATATGTTGTTACCAAAAATAAAATGACATTTTTTCCCTGTCTCTCTTAGAATAATTTTTACTTGCAGTTTGTTTCTATTTAAAAGATTTTGGTCATTATAAGTTCACTTCGTAAAAATGCAGCATCTCATGTGAACGTTTATATGCAAAGGTGCATGGTTTGTTCAAATAAAAAACCGAATTCATATCTGGAATCACCGTTTTGTTTATTGTCATCGTACGAATAAAACGTTACGCGTTACATGTCgtcaaaaaaagaaaagacaGACGAAAATTCCTTGCTGCCGCAACACTGATTAAGTCGCGTCGCATTAATCACGTTGCAAGCCGCGTTTGCGATTTAAAAACAAGAGAATAATCTGAAAAAAGTTACGTAGCACTATCGGAAAAGTTGAAAAATCTTAGAGTCGAGTTTAATATGTACCAGCACTTTATAGATAACCAATAGCCTTTCCAAGATTGTAATAAATGCTGCCATGCGTAATCGACGTAATACGACATCGAGAAATTTACGaaaattgtaaattttattataaacgGTCCACGatatatttgaatttgaatttgtttTATTTCCATGTTTTCAATACTATTCCATGTTGCTGATAGTAGTGATACTACTAAAAATCGAAGAAATAGGAAATCCTAATGAAAGCTATTTGTCTGCCTAGAGAAAAATGTTttgataattttcaatttgtgtaGACGTTAAAAAAACTATTACGATCGAGACAAACGTAACTTGAATATATTTTCATTGAGGTGTGATTTCATTTGTTTTGGAACGAGAATGTCGAATTTTGAATTTCATTCCATGAAAGGTAGAGAATATTAACACGTGTCGGATATGATG
Proteins encoded in this window:
- the LOC143186767 gene encoding activator of basal transcription 1, which produces MENMEAVENVKNMEIMGNVEDILKPENSPKPKKRKRGIVYLSSIPKYMNIAKIRELFSVYGTVGRIYLQLEENESKHGEKLKKRKQGCSKSFTEGWVEFESKKVAKYVASTLNNTQISTRKKSKFYDVIWNVKYLPRFKWIHLSERIAYERAVRKQRLRAEIAQAKREANFFSHNVDRSRKLRRKQQLGEKSSFVPPVIKQRDTDAEIRSRKENDHVTDRIDFLKSLFE